One Lucilia cuprina isolate Lc7/37 chromosome 4, ASM2204524v1, whole genome shotgun sequence DNA segment encodes these proteins:
- the LOC111682858 gene encoding protein-lysine 6-oxidase, translating to MIVLFLVLTLAIFQNAQCDYAAIKQPLNVETNYRNMLLRLNNRLDNVSPSIHIREGRVEVSFDYGRTWGTVCATHWSYREANVVCKQLNLGYAAFSNQTQQFGTSHRYPWNMVGTLCRGTEHSLRDCFRESQYPRVCNATNRNVAVVRCVEKLSDLTLGIQDIEQSAYLDTQPLQRLTCAMEENCLSRDAYRIILTQPQALRKLLRFTTRAENVGSADFSPYSNYEQWQWHQCHNHYHSMESFASFDIYNMSYQKVAQGHKASFCLMDTACKSGITPKYTCGNRTQGISIGCWDTYSTGLDCQWVDVTNLPANRTYILRIAINPEYMIGEVSFENNGAECLLHYTGERSTTRVTNCTRSPLWYNK from the exons ATGATCGTATTATTTCTTGTGCTGACTCTGGCAATTTTTCAAAACGCACAATGTg ATTATGCTGCAATTAAACAGCCACTCAATGTTGAAACTAATTATCGAAACATGTTGTTGCGTTTAAATAATCGGCTCGATAATGTAAGTCCCTCGATACACATACGCGAGGGTAGAGTTGAAGTTAGTTTCGATTACGGCAGGACTTGGGGCACTGTTTGCGCGACCCACTGGAGTTATCGGGAGGCGAATGTTGTGtgcaaacaattaaatttaggCTATGCTGCCTTCTCGAATCAAACACAACAGTTTGGTACTAGCCATAGATATCCCTGGAATATGGTGGGTACTCTATGTCGTGGTACCGAACACAGCTTAAGAGATTGTTTTCGCGAATCTCAATATCCGAGAGTCTGCAATGCCACAAATAGAAATGTAGCTGTCGTTAGATGCGTGGAGAAACTGTCCGATTTAACATTGGGTATACAAGACATTGAACAGTCTGCTTATTTGGATACGCAGCCATTGCAAAGATTAACATGCGCAATGGAAGAAAATTGTCTATCGCGAGATGCATATCGCATAATACTCACACAGCCACAAGCTTTGCGTAAATTGTTACGTTTTACTACACGAGCGGAAAATGTTGGCAGTGCTGACTTTAGCCCATATTCTAATTATGAACAATGGCAGTGGCATCAGTGTCATAATCATTATCATAGTATGGAATCTTTTGCTTCATTCGATATATATAATATGAGTTATCAGAAGGTGGCTCAAGGTCATAAGGCATCGTTTTGTTTAATGGATACTGCGTGTAAATCGGGCATAACTCCCAAGTATACATGCGGCAATAGAACACAGG GCATATCAATTGGTTGCTGGGATACTTACAGTACGGGTTTAGACTGTCAATGGGTTGATGTTACAAATCTGCCTGCTAATAGAACATACATCTTAAGAATTGCCATCAATCCGGAATATATGATTGGTGAAGTTAGCTTTGAAAATAATGGTGCAGAGTGTTTGCTCCATTATACAGGGGAACGAAGTACAACGAGAGTCACAAATTGTACACGTTCGCCATTGTGGTATAATAAATAA
- the LOC111682859 gene encoding G protein-coupled receptor kinase 2 isoform X1: MELENIVANTVYLKAREGGSDSNKGKSKKWRKILQFPHISQCIHLKDKLDISYGYVIDQQPIGRELFRQFCESKRPLYFRYISFLDQVQNMNKFPLNPFFRYEVEYDEHRLTIAQDIGSRFLDIDAPSSLDTLNNGNTVEGADNDDGIENDADDAINDESIEKQRENQTTTSIEMENINTTPTAATNPVETEIYNNTTANNTSSSCSNNHKHFQHHNGDEHGGSSGVTYDGDGGGGGGGSNNDEGGGVSSETTMIAKLNGNSTKPPLSASDEFVLDILNDDLISRVRSKINSGSKELFEPCVKAVKAFLAGEPFQEFETSMYFHRYLQWKWLEAQPITYKTFRMYRVLGKGGFGEVCACQVRATGKMYACKKLEKKRIKKRKGESMVLTEKQILQKINSRFVVNLAYAYETKDALCLVLTIMNGGDLKFHIYNMGGDPGFEMVRARFYAAEVVCGLEHLHQQGIVYRDCKPENILLDDHGHVRISDLGLAVEIDGEMVRGRVGTVGYMAPEVIDNEKYSFSPDWFSFGCLLYEMIEGQAPFRARKEKVKREEVDRRVKEDPEKYSSKFNDEARSLCQQLLAKSIKLRLGCRNGRFGAREVKLHPFFNCINWKRLEAGMVEPPFVPDPHAVYAKDVLDIEQFSTVKGVNIDESDSNFYTKFNTGSVSISWQNEMMETECFRELNVFGPDDNPTPDLLINAAPQPDTSGCFPFRRKKKQPARTQPIPIPEHLLTTSHSVSSTTVES; the protein is encoded by the exons GTGGTTCCGATAGCAATAAAGGAAAGAgtaaaaaatggcgaaaaatTCTTCAGTTTCCCCACATATCACAGTGTATACACCTGAAAGACAAATtag ATATAAGCTACGGCTATGTCATAGACCAACAGCCAATTGGACGCGAACTGTTTCGGCAGTTTTGTGAAAGTAAAAGACCCCTATACTTTcgttatatatcatttttagATCAAGTCCAAAA TATGAACAAATTTCCTCTCAATCCATTTTTTAGATATGAAGTAGAATATGATGAACATCGTCTGACAATAGCACAAGATATTGGCAGTAGATTTTTAGATATTGATGCACCCTCATCATTGGACACATTAAATAATGGCAATACGGTAGAAGGTGCTGACAACGATGATGGCATTGAGAATGATGCCGATGATGCCATTAATGATGAGAGTATTGAAAAACAGCGTGAGAATCAAACAACCACCTCAATTGAAATGGAAAATATCAATACAAcgccaacagcagcaacaaatccTGTAGAGACTGAAATATATAACAATACCACCGCCAATAATACCAGTAGTAGTTGTAGCAACAATCATAAACATTTTCAACATCACAATGGTGATGAACATGGTGGATCTTCCGGTGTCACTTACGATGGTGATGGTGGAGGTGGCGGTGGTGGGAGTAATAATGATGAAGGCGGTGGTGTTAGTAGTGAGACAACAATGATTGCCAAGTTAAATGGCAATTCGACTAAACCACCTTTATCAGCCTCCGATGAATTTGTTTTAGACATTTTAAATGATGATCTCATTTCACGGGTACGCAGTAAAATTAACAGTGGCAGTAAAGAACTGTTTGAACCATGTGTCAAGGCCGTTAAAGCATTTCTAGCTGGTGAACCATTCCAAGAATTTGAAACTTCAATGTATTTTCATCG TTACCTACAATGGAAATGGCTGGAGGCACAACCCATAACATATAAAACATTTCGTATGTATCGTGTTTTGGGTAAAGGTGGTTTTGGCGAAGTATGTGCATGTCAG GTACGTGCCACTGGAAAAATGTATGCTTGTAAAAAATTGGAAAAGAAACGTATTAAAAAACGTAAAGGCGAATCGATGGTCTTAACGGAGaaacaaattttacagaaaataaattCCCGTTTTGTGGTTAATCTGGCATATGCGTATGAGACAAAGGATGCTTTATGTTTGGTACTAACCATTATGAATG GTGGCGATCTAAAGTTTCACATTTACAATATGGGCGGTGATCCTGGTTTTGAAATGGTACGAGCACGATTTTATGCCGCCGAAGTTGTTTGCGGTCTAGAGCATTTACATCAACAGGGTATAGTTTATAGAGATTGTAAACCTGAAAATATATTACTCGATGATCATGGTCATGTAAGAATTTCCGATTTGGGTTTAGCTGTTGAAATTGATGGTGAAATGGTGAGAGGACGTGTAGGAACAGTGG gttATATGGCACCCGAAGTTATAGACAATGAAAAATACTCATTTTCTCCGGATTGGTTTAGTTTTGGTTGTCTGCTGTATGAAATGATTGAGGGTCAGGCACCATTTAGAGCGCGCAAAGAAAAAGTCAAAAGAGAAGAAGTCGATAGACGAGTTAAa GAGGATCCTGAAAAATATTCTAGTAAATTTAATGATGAAGCCAGATCCTTATGCCAACAGTTGCTAGCTAAATCGATAAAACTACGTTTAGGCTGTCGTAATGGTCGTTTTGGTGCTAGGGAAGTTAAATTGCATCCCTTTTTTAATTGTATCAATTGGAAACGTTTAGAGGCTGGTATGGTTGAACCACCATTTGTACCAGAT cCACATGCTGTTTATGCCAAAGATGTCTTGGATATCGAACAATTTTCAACAGTAAAAGGTGTGAATATTGATGAATCCGATTCGAATTTTTATACGAAATTCAATACGGGATCTGTGTCAATATCATGGCAAAATGAAATGATGGAAACCGAATGTTTTAGAGAATTAAATGTTTTTGGTCCCGATGATAATCCAACGCCAGATTTACTTATCAATGCCGCACCGCAACCCGATACATCTGGTTGTTTTCCCTTTAGGAGAAAG aaaaaacaacCAGCTAGAACACAACCCATACCCATTCCTGAACATTTATTAACTACTAGTCACAGTGTTAGTTCAACAACCGTTGAAAGCTGA
- the LOC111682859 gene encoding G protein-coupled receptor kinase 2 isoform X2 yields MELENIVANTVYLKAREGGSDSNKGKSKKWRKILQFPHISQCIHLKDKLDISYGYVIDQQPIGRELFRQFCESKRPLYFRYISFLDQVQKYEVEYDEHRLTIAQDIGSRFLDIDAPSSLDTLNNGNTVEGADNDDGIENDADDAINDESIEKQRENQTTTSIEMENINTTPTAATNPVETEIYNNTTANNTSSSCSNNHKHFQHHNGDEHGGSSGVTYDGDGGGGGGGSNNDEGGGVSSETTMIAKLNGNSTKPPLSASDEFVLDILNDDLISRVRSKINSGSKELFEPCVKAVKAFLAGEPFQEFETSMYFHRYLQWKWLEAQPITYKTFRMYRVLGKGGFGEVCACQVRATGKMYACKKLEKKRIKKRKGESMVLTEKQILQKINSRFVVNLAYAYETKDALCLVLTIMNGGDLKFHIYNMGGDPGFEMVRARFYAAEVVCGLEHLHQQGIVYRDCKPENILLDDHGHVRISDLGLAVEIDGEMVRGRVGTVGYMAPEVIDNEKYSFSPDWFSFGCLLYEMIEGQAPFRARKEKVKREEVDRRVKEDPEKYSSKFNDEARSLCQQLLAKSIKLRLGCRNGRFGAREVKLHPFFNCINWKRLEAGMVEPPFVPDPHAVYAKDVLDIEQFSTVKGVNIDESDSNFYTKFNTGSVSISWQNEMMETECFRELNVFGPDDNPTPDLLINAAPQPDTSGCFPFRRKKKQPARTQPIPIPEHLLTTSHSVSSTTVES; encoded by the exons GTGGTTCCGATAGCAATAAAGGAAAGAgtaaaaaatggcgaaaaatTCTTCAGTTTCCCCACATATCACAGTGTATACACCTGAAAGACAAATtag ATATAAGCTACGGCTATGTCATAGACCAACAGCCAATTGGACGCGAACTGTTTCGGCAGTTTTGTGAAAGTAAAAGACCCCTATACTTTcgttatatatcatttttagATCAAGTCCAAAA ATATGAAGTAGAATATGATGAACATCGTCTGACAATAGCACAAGATATTGGCAGTAGATTTTTAGATATTGATGCACCCTCATCATTGGACACATTAAATAATGGCAATACGGTAGAAGGTGCTGACAACGATGATGGCATTGAGAATGATGCCGATGATGCCATTAATGATGAGAGTATTGAAAAACAGCGTGAGAATCAAACAACCACCTCAATTGAAATGGAAAATATCAATACAAcgccaacagcagcaacaaatccTGTAGAGACTGAAATATATAACAATACCACCGCCAATAATACCAGTAGTAGTTGTAGCAACAATCATAAACATTTTCAACATCACAATGGTGATGAACATGGTGGATCTTCCGGTGTCACTTACGATGGTGATGGTGGAGGTGGCGGTGGTGGGAGTAATAATGATGAAGGCGGTGGTGTTAGTAGTGAGACAACAATGATTGCCAAGTTAAATGGCAATTCGACTAAACCACCTTTATCAGCCTCCGATGAATTTGTTTTAGACATTTTAAATGATGATCTCATTTCACGGGTACGCAGTAAAATTAACAGTGGCAGTAAAGAACTGTTTGAACCATGTGTCAAGGCCGTTAAAGCATTTCTAGCTGGTGAACCATTCCAAGAATTTGAAACTTCAATGTATTTTCATCG TTACCTACAATGGAAATGGCTGGAGGCACAACCCATAACATATAAAACATTTCGTATGTATCGTGTTTTGGGTAAAGGTGGTTTTGGCGAAGTATGTGCATGTCAG GTACGTGCCACTGGAAAAATGTATGCTTGTAAAAAATTGGAAAAGAAACGTATTAAAAAACGTAAAGGCGAATCGATGGTCTTAACGGAGaaacaaattttacagaaaataaattCCCGTTTTGTGGTTAATCTGGCATATGCGTATGAGACAAAGGATGCTTTATGTTTGGTACTAACCATTATGAATG GTGGCGATCTAAAGTTTCACATTTACAATATGGGCGGTGATCCTGGTTTTGAAATGGTACGAGCACGATTTTATGCCGCCGAAGTTGTTTGCGGTCTAGAGCATTTACATCAACAGGGTATAGTTTATAGAGATTGTAAACCTGAAAATATATTACTCGATGATCATGGTCATGTAAGAATTTCCGATTTGGGTTTAGCTGTTGAAATTGATGGTGAAATGGTGAGAGGACGTGTAGGAACAGTGG gttATATGGCACCCGAAGTTATAGACAATGAAAAATACTCATTTTCTCCGGATTGGTTTAGTTTTGGTTGTCTGCTGTATGAAATGATTGAGGGTCAGGCACCATTTAGAGCGCGCAAAGAAAAAGTCAAAAGAGAAGAAGTCGATAGACGAGTTAAa GAGGATCCTGAAAAATATTCTAGTAAATTTAATGATGAAGCCAGATCCTTATGCCAACAGTTGCTAGCTAAATCGATAAAACTACGTTTAGGCTGTCGTAATGGTCGTTTTGGTGCTAGGGAAGTTAAATTGCATCCCTTTTTTAATTGTATCAATTGGAAACGTTTAGAGGCTGGTATGGTTGAACCACCATTTGTACCAGAT cCACATGCTGTTTATGCCAAAGATGTCTTGGATATCGAACAATTTTCAACAGTAAAAGGTGTGAATATTGATGAATCCGATTCGAATTTTTATACGAAATTCAATACGGGATCTGTGTCAATATCATGGCAAAATGAAATGATGGAAACCGAATGTTTTAGAGAATTAAATGTTTTTGGTCCCGATGATAATCCAACGCCAGATTTACTTATCAATGCCGCACCGCAACCCGATACATCTGGTTGTTTTCCCTTTAGGAGAAAG aaaaaacaacCAGCTAGAACACAACCCATACCCATTCCTGAACATTTATTAACTACTAGTCACAGTGTTAGTTCAACAACCGTTGAAAGCTGA